From Tiliqua scincoides isolate rTilSci1 chromosome 2, rTilSci1.hap2, whole genome shotgun sequence, the proteins below share one genomic window:
- the PSMB8 gene encoding proteasome subunit beta type-8 has product MALQDVCGLPRGEWDWNPLRGAAAQRASPGHFAFGAREPRIAVPRGRQPSEFLQTHCEGGSRDGRRIELAHGTTTMAFTFQHGVIVATDSRASAGSYISTKLFNKVIEINPYLLGTMSGSAADCQYWERLLAKHCRLYYLRNKERISVSAASKLLANMLTEYRGMGLSVGSMLCGWDKKGPGLYYIDDNGVRLGGPLFSTGSGNTYAYGVLDSGHRHDLSVEEAHDLGRKAISYATHRDAYSGGVVNMYHMKEDGWIRVGCTDVSQLLHQYAETKK; this is encoded by the exons ATGGCGCTGCAGGACGTGTGCGGGCTGCCGCGCGGGGAGTGGGACTGGAACCCGCTCCGGGGAGCCGCTGCGCAGCGCGCGAGCCCCGGGCACTTCGCCTTCGGGGCGCGGGAGCCCCGCATCGCCGTGCCCCGCGGCAGGCAG CCCTCCGAGTTCCTGCAGACCCACTGCGAGGGCGGCAGCCGCGACGGGCGCCGGATCGAGCTGGCCCACGGCACCACCACCATGGCCTTCACCTTCCAGCACGGCGTGATCGTGGCCACCGACTCCCGGGCCTCGGCGGGCAGCTACATCT CCACTAAGCTGTTCAACAAAGTGATTGAGATCAATCCCTACCTGCTGGGCACCATGTCTGGCTCTGCTGCTGACTGTCAGTACTGGGAGCGACTCTTGGCCAAGCACTGCAG gctgtacTACCTGCGCAATAAGGAGCGGATCAGCGTCTCTGCAGCCTCCAAGCTCCTGGCCAACATGCTGACTGAGTACCGAGGGATGGGGCTCTCCGTGGGCAGCATGCTGTGCGGCTGGGATAAGAAG GGTCCAGGCCTTTACTACATAGATGATAACGGAGTGCGGCTGGGAGGCCCCCTGTTTTCCACGGGGAGTGGAAACACCTATGCCTATGGGGTGTTGGACAGTGGGCACCGCCACGATCTCAGTGTGGAGGAGGCCCATGACCTCGGCAGGAAGGCCATCTCCTACGCCACCCACCGTGATGCTTACTCTGGAGGGGTGGTAAACA TGTATCACATGAAGGAGGACGGCTGGATCCGGGTTGGGTGCACTGATGTCAGCCAACTACTCCACCAGTATGCAGAGACCAAGAAATGA
- the PSMB9 gene encoding proteasome subunit beta type-9 isoform X1: MDPRGAQRKISTGTTIMAVEFDGGIVVGSDSRVSAGESVVNRVFNKLEPLHDQIYCALSGSAADAQAIADMVHYQLELHSLEMEEPPLVLAAATLVRNVSYKYKEELSAHLMVAGWDSRRGGQVYGTLGGMLTRQPFAIGGSGSTYIYGYVDSAFKPGMDQEECRQFTKNAIALAMVRDGSSGGVIYLVTITKDGVKEEVVLGDEIPKFYDE, from the exons ATGGACCCTCGGGGGGCGCAGCGGAAGATCAGCACTGGG ACAACCATCATGGCTGTGGAGTTTGATGGAGGCATTGTGGTCGGTTCTGACTCACGAGTCTCTGCAGG GGAGTCTGTCGTGAACCGTGTCTTCAACAAGCTGGAACCGCTGCATGACCAGATTTACTGTGCCCTCTCTGGCTCAGCAGCTGATGCCCAGGCCATTGCTGACATGGTGCACTACCAGCTGGAGCTCCACAG CTTGGAGATGGAGGAGCCCCCACTTGTCCTGGCTGCGGCCACCTTGGTGAGAAATGTCAGCTACAAGTACAAGGAGGAACTCTCAGCCCACCTGATGGTGGCAGGATGGGACTCCAGGAGAGGGGGGCAG GTATATGGGACGCTAGGCGGGATGCTCACCCGGCAGCCCTTTGCTATCGGCGGATCCGGAAGCACCTACATCTATGGCTACGTTGACTCTGCTTTCAAGCCCGGAATGGACCAGGAGGAATGTCGGCAGTTCACCAAAAACG ctATTGCCCTGGCCATGGTCCGGGATGGCTCCAGCGGGGGTGTCATTTATCTTGTCACTATCACAAAAGATGGCGTCAAGGAGGAGGTTGTCCTGGGAGACGAGATCCCCAAATTCTACGATGAATGA
- the PSMB9 gene encoding proteasome subunit beta type-9 isoform X2, translating into MSTTIMAVEFDGGIVVGSDSRVSAGESVVNRVFNKLEPLHDQIYCALSGSAADAQAIADMVHYQLELHSLEMEEPPLVLAAATLVRNVSYKYKEELSAHLMVAGWDSRRGGQVYGTLGGMLTRQPFAIGGSGSTYIYGYVDSAFKPGMDQEECRQFTKNAIALAMVRDGSSGGVIYLVTITKDGVKEEVVLGDEIPKFYDE; encoded by the exons atgtca ACAACCATCATGGCTGTGGAGTTTGATGGAGGCATTGTGGTCGGTTCTGACTCACGAGTCTCTGCAGG GGAGTCTGTCGTGAACCGTGTCTTCAACAAGCTGGAACCGCTGCATGACCAGATTTACTGTGCCCTCTCTGGCTCAGCAGCTGATGCCCAGGCCATTGCTGACATGGTGCACTACCAGCTGGAGCTCCACAG CTTGGAGATGGAGGAGCCCCCACTTGTCCTGGCTGCGGCCACCTTGGTGAGAAATGTCAGCTACAAGTACAAGGAGGAACTCTCAGCCCACCTGATGGTGGCAGGATGGGACTCCAGGAGAGGGGGGCAG GTATATGGGACGCTAGGCGGGATGCTCACCCGGCAGCCCTTTGCTATCGGCGGATCCGGAAGCACCTACATCTATGGCTACGTTGACTCTGCTTTCAAGCCCGGAATGGACCAGGAGGAATGTCGGCAGTTCACCAAAAACG ctATTGCCCTGGCCATGGTCCGGGATGGCTCCAGCGGGGGTGTCATTTATCTTGTCACTATCACAAAAGATGGCGTCAAGGAGGAGGTTGTCCTGGGAGACGAGATCCCCAAATTCTACGATGAATGA